In the Sorghum bicolor cultivar BTx623 chromosome 4, Sorghum_bicolor_NCBIv3, whole genome shotgun sequence genome, CAAAGCAAATAGGTCATCATCCAATCATGCCATTAGAGCGGGACGGTAGGATCTTGTTAAGGATGAGGAGGCCTCGAGAAAGCGGGCTATCCCCCaacacgagagagagagagagagagagagagagagagagagagagagagagagatagagagagtTCTCATATATGAAATTAAGGCATGGACGAGGTTAATACATCAACACATAGGCCTCACTGTATTGGTGGGAGTCCAAACACGTGGCCAACCACGATTTAGTATTTACATATATATCTTTAGCAAATATTATTTctacaaacaaacaaaacatGACTTGCATAATCACATTCATATTTAAATTGCTCAAAACATAAGAAATTAACGCATTAAGGGCAGTTTGGTAGGTATGTTCCCATGCTCTTAACGGCTCGAGCTCTAGGTTAATGACACTAATGGGCACGAGTGGAGAGGTACGACACACAAAGGGCTAGGGCGGGGTGGGATGGGGGCCTGCATGAACTTTGGATCCACAAACAAAACCTAGGTACGGTGAAGGAGGGGCTTCATGGTACCACTGTTAAGCTCCGCTCATCACTTCGTCGCATGGAGGATGAAACAAAGGTTGTCTATGAGGTCTAGGCACAGTGACAACCTCACCTCCTTCATTAACGTAGGTGATACGAAATAGGCAGAGAGATGGCGTAGGAGGTGAGAGGTGTAGGGAACACAACACATTAATGGGGAGTGggccctcctcctcccccttccACTCGATTCATTTGTGGAGAAGGCCAAAAATCATTTTTTGGCAACATTCTTTGGCTTCCCACGTGTAGCCAAGCGAAAGGTGCGCTGCCAAATAATCTCTAAACTAGAAAGTGCATGAGTTGTAAAATAGGTCACATCGATGTAAAACATGATGATTGCTATTACATATATAGAGGTAAATATCAGTTAATATCGAGCCATGTCGTGGGTAGATTTATTTATAGGTTTAGTGGGCCAGTATTTTTTGAGGTTTTATTTCACTATTTTTAAGAACCTTATATGTGGAAAACAGTATAGACAAGTTTTATTCCTATAAAACTTTATCATATCTCTTTATCAGTTTATTTAATGCTCATCACTTTCATTTGATCTGTCTAGTGATTTTGCTGCCGTACACATGGACTATATCACTAATATTGTCGCACCGTTTTTTTTACTGTCTCGAGGGAGGGCGTAATGATGCAATATAACTTTTGCTGCTTTTATTTGATAACTCGATACATATTCAGGTTCAGGTAGCAAGGTACATGCATGTAATGATAACGAAAACAGAGAGCCATTTCGCTTGGCTTGCATTGTTACAGACAAATCCGGACACGCGTACACGGACTATAGTTTGGGCTGAGGATATGCATCCATCTGATGCGCATGTGCAGTTTTGTCGTAGTCTACTAGCTCTTGACATGTATACGTATGTCTCATGCTCATGCTGCTCTTCTTATTTCTTGATtcttgacttgacgacaatgacAAGGTAAGGAAAGGACGAAAGACGAACGGCGGTGGACGATTAGTACTGAAGAACAACTCGGACACGCCTCACTCAACCACACTCTTATTCATATTCACTTCGTTCACtactagcagtagcagtagcagccaGCTGCAGCTCCATCCTCGCCATCATATCACTCACATGTTTGGCTTCATGTTGAGCCGTGTGGCAATCTTCATCCCCAGCGATGCGTCGCACTGCATGCACATACATATGCCATCCAGAGATTACTAAGCTAGCTTCATAAACCGTGCATGccgtaaaaaaagaaaaaaaagatttgATTTTTCAGTATATAGATATGTTATTTACCTTTGAGAGGAGGTCGATCCAGATGGACCTGAGCTCCTGGCTAACCTTTGGATGCCCCAGCGAGTCAGCAAACCGCCGCACAAACCTCTCCTGCCGATCGGCGTCCCAGCTCCGGTACCTCTCCCCAGGCTGCTTGAAATCATTCGGCTTCCGTATGGTCTCCTTCTGCCTCTTCCCCACCACCGGCCTCGCCGGGATCGGCACCGGCGGCGCCTGCCGGAGCGGCGCGTGCCTGGACGGGTAGTAGTCCACCTCCTCGTCCCGGTGCATGAAGTTCATGGCGCCGTCGTAGTGGTTGTTATGGTGCGCGCATCGCGGCGCGTTCACCGGGAGCATCAGGTAGTTGGGCCCCAGCCTGTAGCGCTGCGTGTCGGCGTACGCGAACACCCGGCACTGCAGCATCTTGTCGTCGGAGTAGTAGATCCCCGGCACCACCAGCCCCGGTCCGAACGCCAGCTGCTCGTTCTCGTTGAAGAAATTGTCCACGTTCTTGTCCAGCACCAGCCTCCCCACGGGCTGGAGTGGCAGCAGATCCTCCGGCCATGTCTTGGTGTCGTCGAGCGGGTCGAAATCGTACTGGTCCTCCGTGTCCGGGTCCATCACCTGCACGAACAGCTTCCACTCCGGGAAGCTGCCGGCGGCGATGGAGTCGTAGAGGTCCTGCGTGGCGTGGCTGTGGTTCCTCCCGCCGACCAACGCCGCTTCCTCGTCGGTGAGGATGCTCCGGACGCCGCACGTCGGCTTCCAGTGGAACTTGACGTAGTGGGACTTGCCGGCGGCGTTGACGAAGGTGTAGGTGTTGACGCCGAAGCCTTCCATGTGGCGGTAGTCCGTCGGCACGCCGACGTCgtcgaagaggaagaagaaggtgtgGAGGCTCTCGGGGAGATGCGACAAAAAATCGAACACGCGCCAGTACTCCTGCACATGCGATCTCGGGTTGGGCTTGAACGCGTGGATCACGTCGGGGAACTTGATCCCGTCGCGGATGAAGAAGACGGGGAAGTTGTTGCCCAGGAGGTCCCAGTTGCCCTCCCTGGTGTAGAACTTGACGGCGAACCCGCGCGGGTCGCGGATCGTCTCCGGCGAGCCGCGCTCGTGGATCACCGTGGAGAAGCGGACGATGACGGGGGTCCGGACGCCCGGGGAGCGGAGGAAGTCGGCGCAGGTCAGCGACGCCACGTCGTGGGTGCACTCGAAGAAGCCCTTGGCGGAGGCGCCGCGCGCGTGGACGACGCGCTCCGGGATGCGCTCCCGGGCGAAGTGCGCCACCTTCTCGATCAGGTGGTAGTCCTCCAGCAGGATCGGCCCGCGCGGGCCCACCGTCAGCGCCTCGTTGTCGTTCCACACCGGCGCTCCGGCGTTCGTCGTCGTCACCGTCGTGTCGTGGCTGCTCGACGGACGGAACTGCatgatgcatatatatatatatatatatatatgtccatTATTCATTCGCGAGTGCATGAACAGGgcatcatgcatgcatccatCATACAGTAGTATATATGATATGATttctatatatgtatatatataagtttATAAAAATCAACAAATTAAAGTAGCTTCATTAGATAGGTATCCATGGAGCAGCTATAGGAATAATTAAGAAGCTTGAGCTCACCTTGGTGGGATCCATTATTGTGATTCGGCTAGTGAAGTGTGCAGTGTTGTAGATGAGTGTGGCTTACATACTTGCTCTCCAAATCTTTTGCTGCTTAAATAGCGGCGAGGTGAGGAGTGGCGTCACCTCCCGGTGAGCTCGCCGGCTCCGGTGACCACCGGCTGCCATGTGGGCCCTGTCGATAAGACAGGGGATGAGGTGGCAGGGACCCACCTCGTGTGGAAACTTTAGGCCGGCCATCTAGATTGCTGACGCCTAGCTAGCTACTGTATACGACAGGTACAATGCATTTGCGTTTGCAGCTGCCAGTTTCTTGATCTGAGAGGTGCATGGCCCGGGGAAATCTCAAGGAGATAAGAGGATCGGCATGCATCCCTGTCGTCGTTTTGCATTGA is a window encoding:
- the LOC8068221 gene encoding catalase isozyme 3, with product MDPTKFRPSSSHDTTVTTTNAGAPVWNDNEALTVGPRGPILLEDYHLIEKVAHFARERIPERVVHARGASAKGFFECTHDVASLTCADFLRSPGVRTPVIVRFSTVIHERGSPETIRDPRGFAVKFYTREGNWDLLGNNFPVFFIRDGIKFPDVIHAFKPNPRSHVQEYWRVFDFLSHLPESLHTFFFLFDDVGVPTDYRHMEGFGVNTYTFVNAAGKSHYVKFHWKPTCGVRSILTDEEAALVGGRNHSHATQDLYDSIAAGSFPEWKLFVQVMDPDTEDQYDFDPLDDTKTWPEDLLPLQPVGRLVLDKNVDNFFNENEQLAFGPGLVVPGIYYSDDKMLQCRVFAYADTQRYRLGPNYLMLPVNAPRCAHHNNHYDGAMNFMHRDEEVDYYPSRHAPLRQAPPVPIPARPVVGKRQKETIRKPNDFKQPGERYRSWDADRQERFVRRFADSLGHPKVSQELRSIWIDLLSKCDASLGMKIATRLNMKPNM